A stretch of the Asticcacaulis sp. ZE23SCel15 genome encodes the following:
- the rplQ gene encoding 50S ribosomal protein L17, translating into MRHGSGHRKLGRTSAHRTAMFANMAASIIKHEQITTTLPKAKELRPFVEKLVTLAKSGTLHDRRIAISRVRDVAQVGKLFEVLGPRYKDRNGGYIRIMKAGFRHGDNAAMAIIEFVERDENEKGKDSGPVLSVETEEA; encoded by the coding sequence ATGCGTCACGGTTCAGGCCACCGCAAACTCGGTCGCACCAGCGCCCACCGTACGGCAATGTTTGCCAACATGGCTGCGTCGATCATCAAGCACGAACAGATCACCACCACCCTGCCGAAGGCCAAGGAACTGCGTCCCTTCGTCGAAAAGCTGGTGACCCTGGCAAAGTCGGGCACCCTGCACGACCGCCGTATCGCCATTTCGCGCGTCCGTGACGTCGCTCAGGTCGGCAAGCTGTTCGAAGTGCTTGGCCCGCGTTACAAAGACCGCAACGGCGGCTACATCCGCATCATGAAGGCCGGCTTCCGCCACGGCGACAACGCAGCTATGGCGATCATCGAGTTCGTCGAGCGTGACGAAAACGAAAAGGGCAAGGATTCTGGCCCGGTGCTGTCGGTTGAGACCGAAGAGGCTTAA
- a CDS encoding ectonucleotide pyrophosphatase/phosphodiesterase has protein sequence MRKQILGAIALIMMGLGACVSKPQAPVVPVVAVSEKPAPLILISIDGFRADYLDRGITPNLKALADSGARAAMRPSFPSLTFPNHYTLVTGLRPDHHGIIGNTMRDPRRPDERFRLANREAVIDRFWWDDGKPFWITAQAKGLKVAAMFWPGSEADIRGVRPTYWMTYDEEMPHPARVAQVLNWLDMPVAERPDAISLYYSSVDHEGHDYGPDSPEVNAALADVDQSVGQLIDGLKSRGITANIVIVSDHGMAKHQPETFVRIADLLPEGSYDLVAGGQVVMLDPKPGHEAQVNDILIRHKPAHMTCWPREKIPARYHFGKHIRVRKIVCMADVGGYIVAPSRDNWMPKPEGGSHGYDPYDPHMQATFIASGPAFKSGVRLNSFDNVDVYGLIMELLDLKPEPYDGTAKVFRPALKD, from the coding sequence ATGCGTAAACAGATTTTGGGGGCCATCGCCCTGATCATGATGGGCCTGGGGGCGTGCGTCTCCAAACCGCAGGCACCTGTGGTCCCGGTTGTAGCGGTCAGTGAAAAGCCAGCACCGCTGATACTGATTTCCATTGATGGCTTCCGGGCCGACTATCTGGACCGTGGCATCACCCCCAATCTCAAGGCCTTAGCCGATAGTGGCGCGCGTGCGGCCATGCGCCCCAGTTTCCCTAGCCTGACCTTCCCCAATCACTATACGCTGGTCACGGGTCTGCGGCCTGATCATCATGGCATTATCGGCAACACCATGCGTGATCCGCGTCGCCCTGATGAGCGTTTTAGGCTGGCCAATCGTGAGGCGGTCATTGATCGCTTCTGGTGGGATGATGGCAAACCGTTCTGGATCACGGCGCAGGCGAAGGGGCTTAAGGTCGCGGCTATGTTCTGGCCGGGTTCTGAGGCCGATATCCGCGGCGTGCGCCCGACATACTGGATGACCTATGATGAGGAGATGCCGCACCCGGCACGCGTGGCACAGGTGCTCAACTGGCTGGATATGCCGGTCGCTGAACGGCCTGATGCGATTAGCCTTTATTATTCGAGCGTCGATCATGAGGGCCATGATTACGGCCCCGACAGCCCCGAAGTTAATGCCGCTCTGGCTGATGTCGATCAGTCGGTCGGGCAACTTATTGACGGGCTGAAATCGAGAGGCATCACCGCCAATATCGTCATTGTCTCCGATCACGGCATGGCTAAGCACCAGCCTGAAACCTTTGTCCGCATCGCCGACCTTTTACCCGAAGGCAGTTATGATCTGGTGGCGGGCGGGCAGGTGGTGATGCTTGATCCGAAGCCGGGTCATGAGGCGCAAGTCAATGACATTCTGATCCGCCATAAGCCAGCGCATATGACATGCTGGCCGCGCGAGAAAATACCGGCCCGCTACCATTTCGGCAAACATATCCGCGTGCGCAAGATTGTCTGCATGGCCGATGTCGGGGGCTATATTGTGGCCCCCTCCCGCGATAACTGGATGCCGAAGCCAGAGGGTGGCAGCCACGGCTATGACCCCTATGATCCGCACATGCAGGCGACCTTTATCGCCAGCGGACCTGCCTTTAAATCGGGCGTCCGTTTGAATAGTTTTGATAATGTCGATGTCTACGGTTTGATCATGGAACTGCTTGACCTTAAGCCCGAACCCTATGACGGCACGGCCAAGGTGTTTCGGCCAGCCTTGAAAGATTGA
- a CDS encoding Do family serine endopeptidase, with protein MTTSLRKAASIIALTMAGLMSACSGQTEPQDNYEGSGFHQQPLGTPNRKVPDSAIGMKSSFAPVVRDTAPAVVNVYAKRVTRRQVDPFWQMFGGVNPRPQVEQSLGSGVIVRGDGVVVTNNHVVQGGQEFMVVLNDRREFPAKLLLADERTDLAVLQLETSGEKFTTLNLDDGRDLEVGDLVLAIGNPFGVGQTVTNGIISALDRTDVGPGEGAFIQTDAAINPGNSGGALVDMDGDLIGINSFILSRSGSSAGVGFAIPSAMVRRVVDTALGGKSTLVRPWLGAKGDAVTSDIARSMNLPRPEGVLVSDIYKGSPADQAGLRTGDVITTVDGQPVNDARAIAYRMSVRNPGETAQLGIIRDGKPQSVKVKVQPPIASPAKDERLIKANTPLLGAKVVNMSPAVAEEAGIDIFAAPRGVLVYGIESNRAYAARAGFRPGDIIKDVNGTPITSAAQLEQILSTRPAVWKISIVRQGQTMTAQFRS; from the coding sequence ATGACGACATCCTTGCGCAAAGCTGCCTCCATTATCGCCCTGACTATGGCCGGTTTGATGAGCGCCTGCTCCGGCCAGACCGAACCGCAGGATAATTACGAGGGGTCGGGGTTTCATCAGCAGCCGCTCGGCACACCCAACCGTAAGGTGCCTGACAGCGCCATCGGCATGAAGTCGTCCTTTGCACCGGTCGTGCGCGATACGGCGCCGGCGGTCGTCAATGTCTACGCCAAGCGCGTCACCCGCCGTCAGGTTGATCCATTCTGGCAGATGTTCGGTGGCGTCAATCCGCGTCCGCAGGTCGAGCAGTCCCTGGGCTCTGGTGTGATCGTGCGCGGCGACGGCGTGGTCGTGACCAACAATCATGTCGTTCAGGGTGGCCAGGAGTTTATGGTCGTGCTCAATGACCGGCGTGAGTTTCCGGCCAAGCTGCTTCTGGCCGACGAACGCACTGACCTTGCGGTGCTGCAGCTTGAGACAAGCGGCGAAAAGTTCACCACGCTCAATCTAGATGACGGTCGCGACCTTGAGGTCGGCGATCTGGTGCTGGCGATCGGCAACCCGTTCGGGGTTGGCCAGACGGTGACCAACGGTATTATCTCGGCCCTTGACCGCACCGATGTCGGGCCGGGCGAGGGGGCGTTCATTCAAACCGATGCTGCCATCAACCCCGGTAATTCCGGCGGCGCGTTAGTCGATATGGACGGCGACTTGATTGGTATCAACAGCTTTATCCTGTCGCGGTCGGGGTCTTCGGCGGGGGTTGGGTTTGCCATCCCTTCGGCCATGGTGCGCCGGGTGGTTGATACGGCGCTGGGGGGCAAGTCTACGCTGGTGCGGCCGTGGCTGGGTGCCAAGGGCGATGCGGTGACCTCTGATATCGCGCGTTCCATGAACCTGCCCCGCCCGGAAGGGGTGCTGGTCAGCGATATCTATAAGGGCAGCCCCGCCGATCAGGCGGGCTTGCGCACCGGCGATGTTATCACCACGGTTGATGGTCAGCCGGTCAATGACGCCCGCGCCATCGCCTACCGCATGAGCGTGCGCAACCCCGGAGAGACGGCGCAACTGGGCATTATCCGTGATGGTAAGCCGCAATCGGTCAAGGTCAAGGTGCAACCGCCCATCGCCAGCCCGGCCAAGGATGAACGCCTGATCAAGGCCAATACCCCGCTGCTGGGGGCCAAGGTCGTCAATATGTCGCCCGCCGTAGCCGAAGAAGCGGGTATTGATATCTTTGCGGCCCCGCGCGGGGTGCTGGTGTACGGTATTGAATCGAACCGTGCCTATGCGGCCCGCGCCGGTTTCCGTCCTGGCGATATCATCAAGGACGTCAACGGTACGCCGATTACGTCGGCGGCACAACTGGAGCAGATTTTGAGCACCCGACCGGCGGTGTGGAAAATCAGCATAGTTCGCCAAGGGCAGACGATGACTGCCCAATTCAGATCATAA